The Streptomyces sp. NBC_01197 genome window below encodes:
- a CDS encoding ABC transporter ATP-binding protein — MPSQPPLLSATDLHKVYGPTPALDGADFAIAPGEIVAVMGPSGSGKSTLLHCLAGIVSPDSGTIRYADHDLTAMNDMGRSALRRTDFGFVFQFGRLVPELTCTENVALPLRLNGAKRKEAERRALEWMERLEVAELGHKRPGEVSGGQGQRVAVARSLVTGPRVLFADEPTGALDSLNGERVMELFTQAARSTDAAVVLVTHEARVAAYSDREVVVRDGKSRDHFAQSAA; from the coding sequence ATGCCATCCCAGCCTCCGTTGCTCAGCGCAACAGACCTTCACAAGGTCTACGGACCGACCCCCGCCCTGGACGGTGCGGACTTCGCCATCGCACCAGGCGAGATCGTCGCGGTGATGGGCCCGTCCGGGTCCGGCAAGTCGACACTGCTGCACTGTCTGGCCGGGATAGTGAGCCCCGACTCGGGCACCATCCGGTATGCGGACCACGACCTCACCGCGATGAACGACATGGGCCGCAGCGCGCTGCGCCGTACGGACTTCGGCTTCGTCTTCCAGTTCGGCCGGCTCGTCCCCGAACTGACCTGCACGGAGAACGTCGCGCTGCCGCTGCGGCTGAACGGGGCCAAGCGCAAGGAGGCCGAGCGCAGGGCGCTGGAGTGGATGGAGCGTCTCGAGGTCGCCGAGCTGGGGCACAAGCGCCCCGGCGAGGTCTCCGGCGGACAGGGCCAGCGGGTGGCCGTGGCACGGTCGCTGGTGACCGGGCCGCGCGTGCTCTTCGCCGACGAACCGACCGGCGCGCTCGACTCCCTCAACGGCGAGCGCGTCATGGAACTCTTCACCCAGGCCGCCCGCTCCACCGATGCCGCTGTGGTCCTCGTCACCCACGAAGCGCGCGTCGCCGCCTACTCGGACCGTGAGGTCGTCGTACGCGACGGCAAATCCCGCGACCACTTCGCGCAGAGCGCCGCATGA
- a CDS encoding SpoIIE family protein phosphatase, with protein sequence MTEHTTSHEGRQPTAARPHEPTRPRQKDADVAAAGAIPAPPPAPAVSPGRSEGDRLRFVGAATRRIARGIDLDEIVLGLCRATVPTFSDAILVFLRDPLPVGDERPVVPFVLRLRRTDRLRLVDEEDSEEQPEPLTAQLCEVASGGALAEVLRGVRPVFGDSAAARAALPELLGPDRTVPNGHRTILAPLRGRRRVIGAAVFVRRPDRPPFEPNDLLVAAQLATHTALGIDKAVLYGREAYIADELQRTMLPDSLPQPTGVKLASRYLPAAETARVGGDWYDAIPLPGSRVALVVGDVMGHSMTSAAIMGQLRTTAQTLAQLDLPPAEVLHHLDEQAQRLGSDRMATCLYAVYDPVAHRITIANAGHPPPVLLHLGGRAEVLVVPPGAPIGVGGVDFEAVELDAPAGATLLLYTDGLVESRLRDVWTGIEQLRERLAATAELTGPDHSPPLEALCDDVLDMLGPGDRDDDIALLAARFDGIAPSDVAYWFLDPEEQAPGRARRLVRRALERWGLDEMSDSVELLVSEVVTNAVRYAERPVTLRLLRTDVLRCEVGDDSPQLPRQRKARDTDEGGRGLFLVNRLTRRWGATRLSTGKVVWFEIQVPAAPPE encoded by the coding sequence GTGACGGAGCACACCACCTCCCACGAAGGCCGGCAGCCCACGGCTGCCCGGCCGCACGAACCCACTCGCCCCCGGCAGAAGGACGCCGACGTGGCGGCCGCGGGGGCCATCCCCGCGCCCCCACCGGCACCCGCGGTCTCACCCGGACGCAGCGAGGGCGACAGACTCCGGTTCGTGGGGGCTGCCACCCGGCGTATCGCCCGGGGCATTGACCTCGACGAGATCGTCCTCGGCCTGTGCAGAGCGACCGTGCCGACGTTCTCCGACGCGATACTCGTCTTCCTCCGCGATCCGCTGCCGGTGGGCGACGAGCGCCCGGTGGTCCCGTTCGTGCTGCGGCTGCGCCGTACCGACCGGCTCCGTTTAGTGGACGAGGAAGACTCCGAGGAGCAGCCGGAACCGCTCACCGCCCAGCTGTGCGAGGTGGCCTCAGGGGGCGCACTCGCCGAAGTGCTCCGGGGCGTGCGGCCGGTCTTCGGTGACTCCGCCGCGGCTCGCGCCGCGCTGCCGGAACTGCTGGGCCCCGACCGGACCGTACCGAACGGGCACCGCACGATCCTCGCCCCGCTGCGGGGCAGACGCCGGGTGATCGGTGCCGCCGTGTTCGTCCGCCGCCCCGACCGTCCCCCCTTCGAGCCCAACGACCTGCTGGTCGCAGCCCAGCTGGCCACCCACACCGCGCTGGGCATCGACAAGGCCGTGCTGTACGGGCGCGAGGCGTACATCGCCGACGAGCTCCAGCGCACCATGCTGCCGGACTCGCTGCCCCAGCCGACCGGCGTCAAGCTGGCGTCCCGTTATCTGCCCGCGGCCGAGACCGCGCGGGTCGGCGGCGACTGGTACGACGCGATTCCGCTGCCCGGCAGCCGGGTCGCGCTGGTCGTCGGCGATGTGATGGGGCACTCCATGACCTCGGCCGCGATCATGGGCCAGCTCCGGACGACGGCCCAGACGCTGGCGCAGCTGGACCTGCCGCCTGCCGAGGTGCTGCACCATCTGGACGAGCAGGCCCAGCGGCTCGGCTCGGACCGGATGGCGACCTGCCTGTACGCCGTGTACGACCCGGTGGCGCACCGGATCACCATCGCCAACGCGGGCCATCCGCCGCCCGTCCTGCTGCATCTGGGCGGCCGTGCGGAGGTCCTGGTGGTCCCGCCGGGCGCCCCGATCGGGGTGGGCGGTGTGGACTTCGAGGCGGTCGAGCTGGACGCGCCCGCCGGTGCCACCCTGCTGCTCTACACGGACGGCCTGGTCGAGTCGCGGCTGCGGGACGTCTGGACCGGGATCGAGCAGCTGCGGGAGCGGCTCGCGGCCACCGCCGAGCTGACGGGCCCCGACCACTCGCCGCCCCTTGAGGCCCTCTGCGACGACGTGCTGGACATGCTGGGCCCGGGCGACCGGGACGACGACATCGCGCTGCTCGCGGCCCGCTTCGACGGGATCGCGCCGAGCGACGTCGCGTACTGGTTCCTCGACCCGGAGGAGCAGGCCCCGGGCCGCGCCCGGCGGCTGGTACGCAGAGCCCTGGAGCGCTGGGGCCTCGATGAGATGTCCGACTCGGTCGAGCTGCTGGTCAGTGAGGTCGTGACCAACGCCGTGCGGTACGCGGAGCGGCCGGTGACACTGCGGCTGCTGCGTACCGACGTACTGCGTTGCGAGGTCGGCGACGACTCCCCGCAGCTGCCGCGCCAGCGCAAGGCCCGGGACACCGACGAGGGCGGCCGGGGCCTGTTCCTGGTGAACCGGCTGACCCGGCGGTGGGGGGCGACCCGGCTCTCCACCGGCAAGGTGGTCTGGTTCGAGATCCAGGTGCCGGCCGCGCCGCCCGAGTAG
- a CDS encoding FtsX-like permease family protein encodes MSRLDDLAMGVRFAVTGGRETWVRTTLTAVGVALGVALLLAASALPSAVSTQSARGDARTLSAPGNPVPRSDTTLLYGHAESEYRGNSLTGYLLRPDGSHPITPPGIAAIPAPGTMVVSPALRKLLGSADGRLLRERLPYRITGTIGQGGLSDPGELYYYAGSSTLTTRTGSARIAHFGGGPLSPPLSPQLVVLTLLGCVVLLTPVAIFIATAVRFGGDGRDRRLASLRLVGADIRMTRRIAAGEAFAGSVLGVLLGWAVFLVGRRFIGGIRLWKMSAFPSDLAPVPALAVLISLAVPVSAVLVTLFAMRSVTVEPLGVARQSATDRRRLWWRLVMPVAGLGVLLSTGRITGETVLVNPYPVAIGAILVLAGLTTLLPWLVEAAVARLKGGPVPFQLATRRLQLSSGSAARAVSGITVAVAGAVALQMYFVGLHDDFTKNTDQDPSRAQMHVEADYPSAGRARQMIHAFQGTKGVKAVIGTIESYADKPGGDPNASGPWPTTMITMGDCPTLRELARLPSCEDGDTFVAHVEGQQEMNAWVDKTVRPGGKLNIGRDSKPVLWTLPKDSPTVMARTDPMGEKRDGILVTPSAISAAQLTAAQTRALVEVDHSVPDASEYVRNTAARIDPLMRVWDLTVADRDKQYTSIENGLLAGAVATMVLIAASMLVSQLEQLRERRKLLSVLVAFGTRRLTLGWSVLWQTAVPVVLGLALAVGGGLGLGAALLRLIGKSVTDWWGFVPLTGAGGALILLVTLLSLPPLWRMMRPDGLRTE; translated from the coding sequence ATGAGCCGCCTGGACGACCTCGCCATGGGGGTCCGGTTCGCGGTGACCGGCGGCCGGGAGACCTGGGTGCGCACCACGCTCACCGCCGTCGGCGTCGCCCTGGGGGTGGCCCTGCTGCTCGCCGCGTCCGCACTGCCCAGCGCGGTGAGCACCCAGTCGGCGCGCGGAGACGCCCGCACCCTCTCCGCACCGGGGAATCCGGTACCGCGCAGCGATACGACACTGCTGTACGGACATGCCGAGAGCGAGTACCGCGGCAACTCCCTGACCGGCTACCTGCTCCGCCCGGACGGCAGCCACCCGATCACCCCGCCCGGCATCGCCGCGATCCCCGCCCCCGGCACGATGGTGGTCTCGCCCGCCCTCAGGAAACTGCTGGGCTCCGCCGACGGCAGACTGCTGCGCGAGCGCCTCCCGTACCGGATCACCGGCACCATCGGCCAAGGCGGGCTGAGCGATCCGGGCGAGCTGTACTACTACGCGGGCAGCTCCACTCTGACCACGCGGACGGGCTCCGCCCGGATCGCGCACTTCGGCGGTGGACCGCTGAGCCCGCCGCTCTCCCCGCAGCTCGTCGTGCTCACCCTCCTGGGCTGTGTCGTGCTGCTCACCCCGGTCGCCATCTTCATCGCCACCGCGGTCCGCTTCGGCGGCGACGGCCGCGACCGGCGGCTCGCCTCGCTGCGGCTGGTCGGCGCCGACATCCGGATGACGCGGCGGATCGCGGCGGGCGAGGCGTTCGCCGGGTCGGTCCTGGGGGTGCTGCTCGGCTGGGCGGTCTTCCTCGTGGGCCGGCGGTTCATCGGCGGAATCCGGCTGTGGAAGATGTCCGCGTTCCCGTCCGACCTGGCCCCTGTCCCCGCGCTCGCGGTGCTGATCTCGCTGGCCGTGCCGGTCTCGGCGGTGCTGGTCACGCTGTTCGCGATGCGGTCGGTCACCGTCGAACCGCTCGGGGTCGCCCGGCAGAGCGCCACCGACAGGCGCCGTCTCTGGTGGCGTCTGGTGATGCCGGTCGCCGGCCTCGGTGTGCTGCTGAGCACGGGCCGGATCACCGGCGAGACCGTGCTCGTCAATCCGTACCCCGTCGCGATCGGCGCGATCCTGGTGCTGGCCGGGCTGACCACGCTGCTGCCCTGGCTCGTCGAGGCGGCCGTCGCCCGGCTGAAGGGCGGCCCCGTCCCGTTCCAGCTGGCCACCCGCAGGCTCCAGCTCAGCAGCGGATCGGCGGCCCGCGCGGTCAGCGGCATCACGGTCGCCGTCGCCGGTGCGGTCGCGCTCCAGATGTACTTCGTCGGACTGCACGACGACTTCACCAAGAACACGGACCAGGACCCGAGCCGCGCCCAGATGCACGTCGAGGCGGACTATCCGAGCGCCGGACGGGCCCGGCAGATGATCCACGCCTTCCAGGGCACCAAGGGCGTCAAGGCGGTCATCGGCACCATCGAGTCCTACGCCGACAAGCCCGGCGGCGATCCGAACGCGTCGGGCCCCTGGCCCACCACCATGATCACCATGGGCGACTGCCCGACCCTGCGCGAGCTGGCGCGCCTTCCGTCCTGCGAGGACGGCGACACCTTCGTCGCCCACGTCGAGGGGCAGCAGGAGATGAACGCCTGGGTGGACAAGACCGTACGGCCCGGCGGCAAGCTCAACATCGGCCGGGACAGCAAGCCCGTGCTGTGGACGCTCCCGAAGGACTCGCCCACGGTCATGGCCCGCACCGACCCGATGGGCGAGAAGCGCGACGGCATCCTGGTCACACCGTCCGCGATCAGCGCGGCTCAGCTCACGGCGGCCCAGACGCGCGCCCTGGTCGAGGTCGACCACTCGGTGCCGGACGCCTCGGAGTACGTACGGAACACCGCGGCCCGTATCGACCCGCTCATGCGCGTGTGGGACCTCACAGTGGCCGACCGCGACAAGCAGTACACCAGCATCGAGAACGGGCTGCTCGCCGGGGCGGTCGCGACCATGGTGCTGATCGCCGCCTCCATGCTCGTGTCGCAGCTGGAGCAGTTGCGCGAGCGCCGGAAGCTGCTGTCGGTCCTGGTGGCCTTCGGCACCCGCCGGCTCACCCTGGGCTGGTCGGTGCTCTGGCAGACCGCGGTCCCCGTGGTCCTCGGCCTGGCGCTCGCCGTCGGCGGCGGTCTCGGGCTCGGCGCCGCGCTGCTGCGGCTGATCGGCAAGTCCGTCACGGACTGGTGGGGTTTCGTCCCGCTGACCGGTGCCGGGGGCGCGCTGATCCTGCTCGTCACCCTGCTCAGTCTTCCTCCGCTGTGGCGCATGATGCGCCCCGACGGCCTCCGTACCGAGTAA
- a CDS encoding transglycosylase domain-containing protein, with protein sequence MGRADDRRARQRGARRGNSTKRKQSGKSGIRRLFTWKKVLGSFFVFCLLLMGAFVVFYMYVPVPKANADAELQSNVYKLSNGKVIARTGKVNREKVDLSEVPLEVQHTFVAAENKTFYQDHGVDFRGTARGLYNTVQGRKQGGSTITQQYVKNYYLSADQTVTRKLKELVVSLKIDQKFSKQQILAGYINTSYYGRGAFGIQAASQAYYGIDAKNLNVSQGAYLASLLQAPSQYDWSSATAEGKKLVKERWAYTLNNMVEKKWIDPAKRAEQKFPIPQKPKPESGLKGQTGYLVKAANQELEAQGISEAQIDAGGWTVTLNIDPKKQAQLEKTLKDQLTSKLHPKSSTVDADTQAGAVSVNPHTGAIEALYGGEDYLKHEYSNAKRVDYQPASTFKPLILAAALESGAKTQQGQPIKANTIYNGDSRRPVVDANGNKVGFAPPNEDNQSYGQITVQTAMNNSVNSVFAQMGVDVGLDKVRKLGVDLGMSSLKNAQAVPAMTLGSYGASPMEMAGIYATFDNHGKKVTPTIVKSASLPGREPFKPQKAIGDQVISPQTADAVTSVLTGVVDQGTGTVVKRKSQPVAGKTGTSDNNKSAWFTGYTPDLVTSVGMFGEAAKPRVENGKKIQQGAQVTISGAAGSGTRVNGGGFPAEIWAAYTFGLDMKPSKFSLDTDQGAAMAPTTPPPSTPPPSSPASPPPSTPAAPPPSSPPASPPHSPDPSNSGTDGGGNNPSAGGSSNAGTSTNGGGGNPTTGGSTNAGTSTNGGGGNPTTGGSSNNGTSTGTNNGTTNGGPLDWQG encoded by the coding sequence ATGGGCCGTGCGGACGATCGACGAGCCCGGCAGCGCGGGGCGCGCCGGGGCAACTCAACGAAGCGCAAGCAGAGCGGGAAGAGCGGCATACGCAGGCTCTTCACCTGGAAGAAGGTCCTGGGCAGCTTCTTCGTTTTCTGCCTGCTGCTGATGGGCGCGTTCGTCGTGTTCTACATGTACGTGCCGGTGCCGAAGGCGAACGCCGACGCCGAGCTCCAGAGCAACGTCTACAAGCTCAGCAACGGCAAGGTGATCGCCCGCACGGGCAAGGTCAACCGGGAGAAGGTCGACCTCTCCGAGGTCCCCCTGGAGGTTCAGCACACCTTCGTCGCCGCCGAGAACAAGACCTTCTACCAGGACCACGGAGTCGACTTCAGGGGCACCGCCCGAGGGCTCTACAACACGGTCCAGGGCCGGAAGCAGGGTGGCTCGACGATCACCCAGCAGTACGTCAAGAACTACTACCTCAGCGCCGACCAGACGGTCACCCGGAAGCTCAAGGAGCTGGTGGTCTCCCTCAAGATCGACCAGAAGTTCTCCAAGCAGCAGATCCTCGCCGGGTACATCAACACCAGCTACTACGGCCGGGGCGCCTTCGGTATCCAGGCCGCGTCCCAGGCGTACTACGGGATCGACGCCAAGAACCTGAACGTGAGCCAGGGCGCGTACCTCGCCTCCCTGCTCCAGGCGCCGAGCCAGTACGACTGGTCGTCCGCGACCGCCGAGGGCAAGAAGCTGGTCAAGGAGCGCTGGGCGTACACCCTGAACAACATGGTCGAGAAGAAGTGGATCGACCCGGCCAAGCGCGCCGAGCAGAAGTTCCCGATTCCGCAGAAGCCGAAGCCCGAGAGCGGTCTGAAGGGCCAGACCGGGTATCTGGTCAAGGCCGCCAACCAGGAGCTCGAGGCGCAGGGCATCTCCGAGGCGCAGATCGATGCCGGCGGCTGGACGGTCACGCTCAACATCGACCCGAAGAAGCAGGCCCAGCTGGAGAAGACGCTCAAGGACCAGCTGACCAGCAAGCTGCACCCCAAGAGCAGTACGGTCGACGCGGACACCCAGGCGGGCGCGGTCTCGGTCAACCCGCACACCGGCGCCATCGAGGCGCTCTACGGCGGCGAGGACTACCTCAAGCACGAGTACAGCAACGCCAAGCGCGTCGACTACCAGCCCGCCTCCACCTTCAAGCCGCTGATCCTGGCGGCAGCCCTGGAGTCCGGCGCCAAGACGCAGCAGGGCCAGCCGATCAAGGCGAACACCATCTACAACGGTGACAGCCGCCGTCCGGTGGTCGACGCCAACGGCAACAAGGTCGGCTTCGCACCTCCCAACGAGGACAACCAGAGCTACGGCCAGATCACCGTCCAGACCGCCATGAACAACTCGGTCAACTCGGTGTTCGCCCAGATGGGCGTGGACGTGGGCCTCGACAAGGTCAGGAAGCTCGGCGTCGACCTCGGCATGAGTTCCCTGAAGAACGCGCAAGCGGTGCCCGCGATGACCCTCGGTTCCTACGGTGCAAGCCCGATGGAGATGGCCGGGATATACGCGACCTTCGACAACCACGGCAAGAAGGTCACCCCGACCATCGTGAAGTCGGCCAGCCTCCCCGGGCGGGAGCCGTTCAAGCCGCAGAAGGCTATCGGCGACCAGGTGATCAGCCCGCAGACGGCGGACGCGGTCACCTCGGTCCTGACCGGCGTGGTCGACCAGGGCACCGGTACCGTCGTCAAGAGGAAGTCACAGCCGGTCGCCGGTAAGACCGGTACGTCGGACAACAACAAGTCCGCCTGGTTCACCGGCTACACCCCGGACCTGGTGACCTCGGTCGGCATGTTCGGTGAGGCGGCCAAGCCGCGCGTGGAGAACGGCAAGAAGATCCAGCAGGGCGCCCAGGTCACCATCAGCGGCGCGGCCGGCAGTGGCACCCGGGTCAACGGTGGTGGCTTCCCGGCCGAGATCTGGGCGGCGTACACCTTCGGTCTCGATATGAAGCCGAGCAAGTTCAGCCTGGACACCGACCAGGGTGCGGCGATGGCACCGACCACTCCGCCGCCGTCGACCCCGCCGCCGTCCAGCCCCGCGTCCCCGCCGCCGTCCACCCCAGCGGCCCCGCCGCCGTCGTCGCCGCCGGCCTCACCGCCGCACAGTCCCGACCCGAGCAACAGCGGGACGGACGGCGGAGGCAACAACCCCTCCGCCGGGGGCAGCTCGAACGCCGGCACGTCGACGAACGGCGGAGGCGGCAACCCCACCACCGGGGGCAGTACGAACGCCGGCACGTCGACGAACGGCGGAGGCGGCAACCCCACCACCGGGGGCAGTTCGAACAACGGCACCTCGACCGGCACGAACAACGGCACCACCAACGGTGGGCCGCTGGACTGGCAGGGCTGA
- the fomD gene encoding cytidylyl-2-hydroxypropylphosphonate hydrolase yields MTGAGGTQHWTPGDHILWRYRDNASDHLHICRPVTVVQDTDDLLAVWLAPGTECMKPALADGTPVHREPLATRYTKPRTVVRDHWWGMGVLKLVRPREPWSVWLWWDRGWRFKSWYVNLEEPHRRWAGGVDSEDHFLDISVLPDRSWQWLDEDEFAQAQQVGLMGAGQARRVRRAGRAAVGLIESWGSPFTDGWEAWRPDPRWTVPVLPDDWDRTPAYVPS; encoded by the coding sequence ATGACAGGTGCAGGAGGAACACAACACTGGACGCCCGGGGACCACATTCTCTGGCGCTACCGCGACAACGCGTCCGACCACCTGCACATCTGCCGCCCGGTGACCGTCGTGCAGGACACGGACGACCTGCTCGCGGTCTGGCTGGCACCCGGCACCGAGTGCATGAAACCCGCACTCGCCGACGGGACTCCCGTGCACCGGGAGCCGCTCGCCACCCGGTACACCAAGCCGCGCACCGTCGTGCGCGACCACTGGTGGGGCATGGGTGTGCTGAAACTGGTGCGGCCCCGTGAGCCCTGGTCCGTATGGCTGTGGTGGGACCGGGGTTGGCGCTTCAAGAGCTGGTACGTGAATCTGGAGGAACCGCACCGCCGGTGGGCCGGCGGCGTCGATTCCGAGGACCACTTCCTGGACATCTCGGTGCTGCCCGACCGCAGTTGGCAGTGGCTGGACGAGGACGAGTTCGCCCAGGCCCAGCAGGTCGGCCTGATGGGCGCCGGGCAGGCCCGGCGGGTGCGGCGGGCGGGCCGGGCGGCGGTCGGGCTGATCGAGTCGTGGGGGTCGCCGTTCACCGACGGCTGGGAGGCGTGGCGGCCGGATCCGCGGTGGACCGTGCCCGTGCTTCCGGACGACTGGGACCGCACGCCCGCGTACGTGCCGTCGTGA